From the genome of Mycobacterium dioxanotrophicus, one region includes:
- a CDS encoding DUF6262 family protein, whose translation MTQKSGTPHAAIEARKKDTRTKLARVDQALKRLLKQKVTEIDKSHLAVLAGCSRTFLYQNNDARKLITQAETRMKASPLKGAVVSGSVDEANWRERALFAEQQLRTYREKNSSLSRTVADLLGQLRDPDGTWVEDDREHLRQQNEALRAALAEERLVRSEAERRLEASRSNVRHLRQKEADALLNGIN comes from the coding sequence ATGACGCAGAAATCGGGCACGCCACACGCGGCGATAGAAGCTCGCAAAAAGGACACTCGGACGAAACTGGCGCGCGTCGATCAAGCGCTGAAGCGGCTCCTCAAACAGAAGGTGACCGAGATCGACAAGTCTCATCTCGCGGTGTTGGCAGGCTGCTCACGAACCTTCCTCTACCAGAACAACGATGCCCGGAAGTTGATCACGCAGGCAGAGACTCGCATGAAAGCGTCACCCCTGAAAGGGGCTGTTGTCTCTGGCTCGGTCGACGAGGCCAACTGGCGCGAGCGGGCCCTCTTCGCCGAACAGCAACTGCGCACCTACCGGGAGAAGAACAGCTCATTATCGCGGACAGTAGCCGATCTACTGGGTCAGCTGCGTGACCCCGATGGGACATGGGTCGAAGATGACAGGGAACACTTGCGGCAGCAGAACGAGGCGCTACGAGCCGCTCTGGCCGAAGAACGCCTCGTTCGTTCTGAAGCTGAGCGACGGCTCGAAGCGTCTCGATCCAACGTCCGACACCTGCGCCAGAAGGAAGCCGACGCGCTCCTCAACGGAATCAACTAG